The following are encoded together in the Onychostoma macrolepis isolate SWU-2019 chromosome 03, ASM1243209v1, whole genome shotgun sequence genome:
- the LOC131536351 gene encoding alpha-2-macroglobulin-like encodes MAMKEICVWKGLILALFFFVVDGQRSGPSFLVTFPALIESGSDAKFCASLLRPNESLTMTMSLVDEKNRMTQLGQQSSSTEFHRCFSFQAPRVDGELVQKLRVLLQGRFFKMTEERKVMFRSYLPLTFIQTDKPIYNPGQTVKFRVVTMDVKFVPLDRLYSLVVVEDNHSNRIGQWTNVSSVAWILQLSHQLNPEAQVGMYTLRAFIGDQMFSQVFEVKKYVLPKFSVTETVPQMHSVGDVGLKVEACGKYTYGQPVPGQALVEVCREPFPYSVVPGVSRVCLIKTTKMNDTGCASLTFSTSAFFNTKFEDNLQDSFLVNVNVTEDGTDIVMCKSTTVSITFEVGKATFLELPGYFDYGSVINGKILVSYFNGTPIASKAAYLLDGSQWPNKLLLNLTTNQNGLAAFSLNTADFPKADLNLVASATAAVVYGYKSPYFSTDTRTVSLFQTGTPDNPTFSELTIVKLEQPLKCGTKYPVSVKYSFVGETGDYSADIIYMVLSRGVIVLHGFQKVTARALNTLTSGTVSFDLSVAVNMAPAVQILAFCVLPSENIVATSASFDTETCFQNKVSLQFSPAMAVPNEGNVLTVSAQAGSLCGLSVVDQSVLIMEPGRRLSAEAVFNLLPVRSLSDYPFGVEDEQECLNVRPRRAVPTDQAYEAFKSVGMKVATNLLVREPHCLKYRDLNYYRNFNDVYFRGAEAFAMAAAPMAASAGGESSSSFDVTVRTYFPETWIWQLAQVGATGSTRVPLKVPDTITTWETEAFCLSSKGFGLAPPVKLTVFQPFFLELSLPYSIIRGESFDLKATVFNYLSTCIMIKITPAPSLSFTLQPLKLNSSCLCANGRKTFKWTLSASVLGPVNVTVSAQAEPSLVLCGTEPVTVPERGRIDVVTRSLLVLPEGVERIFTLNWLLCPKGSVISEDLALTFPTNVIQGSARCSVSVLGDIIGRALKNLDNLLRMPYGCGEQNMIILAPNIYILKYLEATGQLTAAIRQTATGYLQSGYQGQLNYRHSDGSYSTFSYGESNTWLTAFVMRSFGLARSFIFIDPNVLQSTKDWLISKQGSDGCFMQQGTLYHSDMKGGVGDNVTMTGYIAASLLELGVLVKDPVITNALSCLRPFVGNLGNTYATALLAYTFSLAGETSTRSQLLKALDSVAISEGTKLHWSQTTSGDTLAVEISSYVLLAVLSGQPLTTANLTRANNIVNWLVAQQNPYGGFSSTQDTVVALHALSLYATGVFSLEGSSTVTVQSSSAAEVYNFSVTRDNRLLYQEKPLKNIPGKYNVKAKGSTCVSAQVACFYNIPTPIKVARTLSVEVKVVRDCKVLGADLTLNFTVRYNGTKPTNMVIVDIKLLSGFTADTSLLGSPPDSLAPLVQRVDAGDDHVLVYLKEVPKGVPMTYRMQLKQVLAVQNLKPAVLKVFDYYQPSDSFETTYLPPCP; translated from the exons ATGGCTATGAAGGAGATTTGTGTTTGGAAAGGGCTCATTTTAGCCCTTTTCTTCTTTGTTGTTGATGGACAGAGATCAGGACC ATCCTTCTTGGTGACATTTCCTGCGCTGATTGAGTCTGGCTCTGATGCCAAATTTTGTGCGAGTCTTTTAAGACCCAATGAGAGTCTCACAATGACCATGTCTCTGGTTGATGAGAAAAACAGGATGACCCAGCTTGGGCAGCAGAGCTCTTCGACAGAGTTTCACCGCTGTTTTAGTTTTCAG GCTCCTCGAGTAGATGGAGAATTAGTGCAGAAATTGAGGGTGCTACTTCAAGGGAGGTTCTTCAAAATGACTGAAGAGAGGAAAGTGATGTTTAGATCCTACCTGCCTTTGACCTTCATCCAAACTGACAAACCCATCTACAACCCAGGACAAACTG TGAAATTCAGAGTTGTGACCATGGATGTTAAATTTGTTCCTCTTGATCGATTG TACAGTCTAGTGGTGGTGGAG GACAATCATAGTAACCGCATTGGTCAGTGGACCAATGTCTCATCAGTGGCATGGATATTGCAGCTTTCTCACCAGTTAAATCCAGAGGCTCAGGTCGGGATGTACACATTGAGGGCTTTCATTGGTGACCAAATGTTCTCGCAGGTCTTTGAGGTGAAAAAGTATG TTTTACCCAAGTTTTCAGTCACTGAAACTGTACCACAGATGCATAGTGTGGGAGATGTGGGACTGAAAGTTGAGGCTTGTGGCAA ATACACGTATGGGCAACCTGTACCTGGTCAAGCCTTGGTGGAAGTGTGCCGTGAACCATTTCCATACTCTGTGGTACCTGGCGTGTCTCGTGTGTGTCTAATTAAAACCACTAAG ATGAACGACACTGGTTGTGCTTCCCTTACGTTCAGTACATCTGCATTTTTCAACACCAAATTTGAAGATAACCTGCAAGATTCATTTCTTGTTAATGTGAATGTCACTGAGGATGGAACAG ACATAGTGATGTGCAAATCCACAACTGTGTCCATTACGTTTGAAGTCGGCAAGGCCACATTTTTGGAGCTGCCAGGTTACTTTGACTATGGATCCGTGATTAATGGAAAG ATCTTGGTGTCCTATTTCAATGGGACTCCAATTGCGAGCAAGGCAGCCTATCTCCTGGATGGTAGCCAATGGCCCAACAAACTGCTGTTGAATCTGACTACAAACCAAAATGGACTGGCTGCTTTCTCCCTCAACACTGCTGACTTCCCTAAAGCAGATCTGAATTTGGTG GCAAGTGCAACTGCAGCAGTTGTGTATGGTTATAAATCCCCATACTTCAGCACCGATACGAGGACGGTGTCACTTTTCCAAACTGGTACTCCTGACAACCCAACATTTAGTGAACTGACAATAGTGAAACTTGAGCAGCCACTGAAATGTGGCACCAAGTATCCAGTTTCGGTCAAATATTCGTTTGTCGGAGAGACTGGTGACTACAGTGCTGACATCATCTATATG GTCTTATCCAGAGGAGTGATTGTTCTGCATGGATTTCAGAAGGTCACAGCGAGGGCGTTGAATACGCTTACAAGTGGTACGGTGTCATTTGACCTGTCTGTTGCTGTCAATATGGCTCCAGCAGTCCAGATTCTGGCCTTCTGCGTTCTGCCCAGTGAGAATATTGTTGCTACAAGTGCATCCTTTGACACTGAAACATGTTTCCAAAACAAG GTGTCTCTGCAATTTTCTCCTGCTATGGCTGTTCCTAATGAGGGAAACGTTTTGACGGTCTCTGCTCAAGCAGGTTCCCTGTGTGGCCTCAGTGTTGTTGATCAGAGCGTCCTGATCATGGAGCCAGGGAGACGTCTGAGTGCAGAAGCG GTGTTCAACTTGCTCCCAGTGCGTTCACTATCAGATTATCCATTTGGTGTTGAGGATGAACAGGAGTGCCTGAATGTTCGACCCCGTCGAGCTGTTCCGACTGACCAAGCTTACGAAGCTTTCAAG AGTGTGGGGATGAAGGTCGCAACCAATTTGCTTGTCCGAGAACCTCACTGCCTGAAGTACAGAGACCTGAATTACTATCGCAACTTCAATGACG TGTATTTTCGTGGTGCTGAAGCCTTTGCAATGGCTGCTGCACCAATGGCAGCGAGCGCTGGAGGCGAGAGCAGCTCCTCTTTTGACGTGACCGTCAGGACTTACTTTCCAGAAACCTGGATCTGGCAGCTTGCTCAAGTGGG AGCTACTGGATCCACACGAGTTCCCCTCAAGGTTCCTGACACCATCACCACATGGGAGACGGAGGCGTTCTGCCTGTCCTCCAAAGGTTTCGGTTTGGCTCCTCCTGTTAAGCTGACTGTCTTCCAGCCCTTCTTCCTGGAGCTCTCCCTGCCTTACTCCATCATCCGTGGGGAGTCTTTTGATCTGAAGGCCACCGTCTTCAACTATCTGTCCACGTGCATCATG ATTAAAATAACTCCAGCTCCTTCCTTGAGCTTCACTCTTCAACCTCTTAAGCTGAATTCATCGTGTCTCTGTGCCAATGGGAGAAAGACCTTCAAATGGACTCTCTCAGCTTCTGTTCTCG GACCTGTCAATGTGACGGTCAGTGCTCAGGCTGAACCATCCTTGGTTCTATGTGGCACTGAGCCTGTGACTGTGCCTGAGAGAGGACGCATTGATGTAGTCACTCGAAGTCTACTTGTTCTG CCTGAAGGAGTTGAAAGGATCTTCACCCTGAATTGGTTGCTGTGTCCAAAGG GAAGTGTGATTTCAGAGGACCTAGCTCTAACGTTTCCAACAAACGTGATCCAGGGATCAGCCAGATGCTCCGTTTCAGTCCTTG GGGACATAATTGGTCGTGCACTAAAGAATCTTGATAACTTATTACGGATGCCATATGGCTGTGGAGAACAAAATATGATCATTCTTGCTCCCAATATTTACATCCTGAAGTACCTGGAAGCCACGGGCCAACTCACCGCAGCCATCCGACAGACCGCCACCGGTTACCTTCAGAGTG GATACCAAGGACAGCTGAACTACAGACACAGTGACGGTTCATACAGCACATTTAGTTACGGTGAATCCAATACATG GTTGACCGCCTTCGTCATGAGGTCTTTTGGCCTAGCAAGGAGTTTCATCTTCATTGATCCGAACGTTCTTCAGAGCACAAAGGATTGGCTGATCAGCAAGCAGGGTTCAGATGGCTGTTTTATGCAGCAGGGGACTCTGTACCACAGTGACATGAAA GGTGGTGTTGGTGATAACGTGACCATGACCGGCTACATTGCTGCATCACTGCTTGAACTAGGCGTCCTTGTCAAG GATCCAGTCATCACCAATGCTCTGTCTTGCTTGAGGCCTTTCGTTGGGAACCTTGGAAACACTTATGCCACAGCTCTGCTGGCCTACACCTTTAGTCTGGCTGGAGAGACCAGCACTCGTTCACAGCTTTTAAAAGCCTTGGACAGTGTTGCCATTTCTGAAG GCACTAAGCTCCATTGGTCTCAAACTACATCTGGTGATACTCTGGCGGTGGAGATCAGCTCTTATGTGCTGCTAGCGGTTCTCTCTGGTCAGCCTCTCACAACGGCTAATCTGACCCGCGCTAACAACATTGTCAACTGGCTCGTGGCCCAGCAGAATCCCTATGGAGGCTTTTCTTCTACCCAG GACACCGTGGTGGCTCTCCATGCTCTGTCTCTGTATGCCACTGGAGTGTTCAGCTTGGAGGGCTCTAGCACCGTTACTGTACAGTCATCGTCTGCTGCAGAAGTATATAACTTTAGTGTGACTCGGGACAACCGGCTGCTGTATCAGGAGAAGCCGCTGAAAAACATTCCTGGCAAATATAATGTTAAAGCAAAGGGCTCCACCTGTGTGTCTGCGCAG GTTGCGTGTTTCTACAACATCCCCACACCCATTAAAGTTGCCAGAACACTTAGCGTTGAAGTGAAGGTGGTGAGAGACTGCAAAGTGCTTGGAGCTGATCTCACATTGAACTTCACTGTAAG ATACAATGGTACAAAACCAACTAACATGGTTATCGTGGATATTAAACTCCTGTCAGGTTTCACAGCAGATACGTCACTG CTTGGGTCTCCTCCAGATTCACTTGCACCATTAGTGCAGCGGGTTGATGCTGGAGATGATCATGTGCTTGTGTATCTGAAAGAG GTTCCCAAAGGCGTCCCCATGACCTACAGAATGCAACTGAAACAGGTTCTTGCAGTGCAGAATCTCAAGCCAGCGGTCCTTAAGGTTTTTGACTACTACCAGCCAA GTGACTCATTTGAGACCACGTACCTTCCCCCATGTCCATGA
- the LOC131536376 gene encoding caspase recruitment domain-containing protein 11-like: MALEQNQCRRKFCKKTSERVRLIKAVAANYREIGSSSPVLYTLSNRHEEQLIPFSLVQMVGVFSKRPVVFSPSILSRGIIERLLQPAESGLDFNTCHPEPVESCVRQDKSVFLIDSTDQPLGIKLQSIQEVINQDKHCLLQLGLNHVENLLKQSIYPIIIYIKPKNKKGRKFRKLLSGHREEDLMEACQMEELQLETLPVMFSTVEPNAWSSTDELLAVIRSTILSQQSTMVWLEQERLQ, from the exons ATGGCGCTGGAACAGAATCAGTGCAGGAGGAAG TTCTGTAAGAAAACCTCTGAGCGCGTTCGGCTCATTAAAGCGGTCGCGGCGAACTATCGCGAGATTGGCTCATCTAGTCCGGTGCTCTACACACTCAGTAACC GGCATGAGGAGCAGCTGATCCCGTTCAGTCTGGTTCAGATGGTTGGGGTCTTCAGCAAACGGCCGGTGGTTTTCTCCCCGTCTATTCTGTCCCGCGGGATTATCGAGCGGCTGCTGCAGCCGGCAGAATCCGGTCTGGACTTCAACACCTGCCATCCAG AGCCAGTGGAAAGTTGTGTGCGTCAGGATAAGAGTGTGTTCCTCATAGACTCCACAGATCAACCACTGGGAATCAAACTACAGAGTATCCAAGAGGTTATTAACCAG GACAAGCACTGTCTGCTTCAGCTGGGCTTGAATCATGTGGAGAATCTCCTGAAGCAGAGCATCTATCCCATCATCATCTACATCAAACCCAAAAACAAGAAGGGACGCAAGTTCAG gaagCTGTTATCGGGCCACCGAGAGGAGGACCTGATGGAAGCCTGTCAGATGGAGGAGCTACAGCTGGAGACTCTTCCTGTGATGTTCAGCACGGTGGAGCCAAACGCGTGGAGCAGCACGGATGAGCTTCTGGCCGTCATACGCAGCACAATCCTGAGCCAGCAGAGCACCATGGTGTGGCTGGAGCAGGAGCGACTCCAGTAG